Proteins encoded within one genomic window of Eurosta solidaginis isolate ZX-2024a chromosome 1, ASM4086904v1, whole genome shotgun sequence:
- the tws gene encoding uncharacterized protein tws isoform X5, translated as MHHISLLQSVNSMIKPTDSMIVLGDFNLPQISWNTVDHNIVPVSSKMHNNDFLDGITDLCLNQINFFPNKCGKFLDLAFVDDISKFCINRCEPLVLPEGVYHPSLEQTYEIISNDVGCTNKTRVSTRCFDFSKTNFNKLNKELSEITWPRYKEDVEENVLHFNKTIYTLFEKHVPKRTCSCIEPVQAWFTKDLKALKNKKPRLFKLYKRTGLHSHYAQYAIFRHKYFELNEKCYKAYICKIKRNIICHPKPFYDFINSKRRTNGFPSAMMFRNSISSDDQEIANFFAQFFHSNYSAVVDSSPTNYPYELHSNNSICAPHLLPEDVLLHLKTLKESFKYGPDLNPTCFLKKCAEYIYQPLTDLFNLSLKNDIFPTAWKESFLIPLHKKGSKSSIENYRGIAKLSAIPKLFEAIVTNHLTFSISTLIDSSQHGFCRAK; from the coding sequence atgcaccatatttcgctgttacaatcagtcaactcgatgataaagcccacggactcaatgattgttttaggcgactttaacctgccacaaatatcttggaataccgttgatcacaatattgtccccgtatcatccaagatgcataacaatgactttttggatggaattactgatctttgccttaatcagatcaacttctttccaaataagtgtggaaaattcttagacttagcatttgttgacgacatatctaaattctgtataaatcggtgtgaacctcttgttttgccagaaggcgtttaccatccttctcttgagcaaacttacgaaatcataagcaacgatgtcggctgcactaacaaaacacgtgtctctaccagatgctttgatttttccaaaactaatttcaacaagttaaataaagagctttctgagataacgtggcctcgatataaagaggatgtagaggaaaacgttttacattttaataaaaccatttatactttatttgaaaaacatgtgcccaaacgcacatgctcgtgcattgaaccagtgcaagcttggtttactaaagatttaaaagctttaaaaaataagaaaccacgtttattcaaattatataagagaaccggtttacattctcattatgcacagtacgctattttccgtcataagtattttgaacttaatgaaaagtgttataaagcttacatatgtaaaattaaaagaaacattatttgccacccgaagcctttttatgatttcataaattctaaacgcagaactaacgggtttccttctgccatgatgtttagaaatagcatttccagcgacgatcaagagattgcaaacttcttcgctcaattttttcactctaattactctgctgtggttgattcatcacctacaaattatccgtatgagctccattctaatAACTCAATAtgtgccccacatttgctgcctgaagatgttctactacatctaaagaccctaaaagaatccttcaaatacggtcccgatttgaacccaacatgttttcttaaaaaatgtgctgaatacatttaccagccccttactgatctgtttaacctctctttaaaaaatgacattttcccgacggcttggaaggaatcttttcttatcccactccataaaaaaggaagcaagtcgtctattgaaaactatcgtggaatagcaaagctctccgctatccctaagcttttcgaagcaatcgttactaatcaccttacattttcgatttctacattgatagatagttctcagcatggcttttgtagagccaaataa